In Fusobacterium perfoetens, the following proteins share a genomic window:
- a CDS encoding glucose-6-phosphate isomerase, translating into MKKLELDLSKVLDFVSCEEIAKMEEEVKNAEKLLMEGTGEGNDFLGWINLPTNYNKDEFERIKLAAKKIRKNSEVLVVIGIGGSYLGARATIDFLSNTFYNKVPNGPEIYFAGNSISGTYLAHLIQVIGDRDFSVNVISKSGTTTEPAIAFRIFKEMLEKKYGVEGARERIFATTDASKGALKKLSAEQSYETFTIPDDVGGRFSVLTPVGLLPIAAAGIDIDALMAGAREAQNDYTAPYAENDCYKYAAVRNLLLRKGKCIELLINYEPKLHYVAEWWKQLYGESEGKDGKGLFPASVDLSTDLHSMGQYIQDGQRILFETLIDIDEKETDVVIPFDEADLDGLNYIAGKGMNFVNEKAMLGTQLAHVDGGVPNIRVCMPKADSFSLGYLFYFFEKSCGISGYLLEVNPFNQPGVEAYKKNMFALLGKSGYEKEAEALNKRLEK; encoded by the coding sequence ATGAAAAAATTAGAACTTGACTTATCAAAAGTTTTAGACTTTGTTTCTTGTGAAGAAATAGCTAAAATGGAAGAAGAAGTAAAAAATGCTGAAAAACTTCTTATGGAAGGAACTGGAGAAGGTAATGATTTCTTAGGTTGGATAAATCTACCAACTAACTACAACAAAGATGAGTTTGAAAGAATAAAACTTGCTGCTAAAAAAATCAGAAAAAATTCAGAAGTTTTAGTTGTTATAGGTATCGGAGGTTCTTATCTTGGAGCTAGAGCAACAATAGATTTCTTAAGCAATACTTTCTACAATAAAGTACCTAATGGACCTGAAATTTATTTTGCTGGAAATAGTATTTCTGGTACATATTTAGCTCACCTTATCCAAGTTATTGGAGATAGAGATTTCTCTGTAAACGTTATATCTAAATCTGGAACTACTACTGAACCAGCTATTGCTTTTAGAATTTTCAAAGAAATGTTAGAAAAAAAATATGGTGTTGAAGGAGCTAGAGAAAGAATATTTGCTACTACTGACGCTAGCAAAGGAGCTCTTAAAAAATTATCTGCTGAACAAAGTTATGAAACATTCACTATACCAGATGATGTTGGAGGAAGATTCTCTGTTTTAACTCCAGTAGGACTTTTACCAATAGCTGCTGCTGGTATTGATATAGATGCTTTAATGGCTGGAGCTAGAGAAGCTCAAAATGATTACACAGCTCCTTATGCTGAAAATGATTGTTACAAATATGCAGCTGTAAGAAATTTACTTCTTAGAAAAGGAAAATGTATCGAACTTTTAATCAACTACGAACCAAAATTACACTATGTTGCTGAATGGTGGAAACAATTATATGGTGAATCTGAAGGAAAAGATGGAAAAGGGTTATTCCCTGCATCTGTTGACCTAAGTACAGATTTACACTCTATGGGACAATATATCCAAGATGGACAAAGAATATTATTTGAAACTTTAATTGACATAGATGAAAAAGAAACTGACGTAGTTATCCCATTTGATGAAGCTGATCTTGATGGACTTAACTATATAGCTGGTAAAGGAATGAACTTCGTTAATGAAAAAGCTATGCTTGGAACTCAACTTGCTCACGTTGACGGTGGAGTACCTAATATCAGAGTATGTATGCCTAAAGCTGACTCATTCAGTCTTGGATACTTATTCTACTTCTTTGAAAAATCTTGTGGAATCAGTGGATACTTATTAGAAGTTAATCCATTTAACCAACCAGGTGTAGAAGCTTACAAGAAAAATATGTTTGCTTTACTTGGAAAATCTGGATATGAAAAAGAAGCTGAAGCTTTAAATAAAAGACTTGAAAAATAG
- a CDS encoding aminopeptidase produces the protein MLYKKTNGWKNISSEKMEKVFTMGEEYKKVLDLGKTEREFVELATSFAKECGFIDARLKDTLVPGDKVYYLNRHKNIVLAVIGKEDILKGINYIVSHIDSPRLDLKQNPLYEEFELAYMKTHYYGGIKKYQWASIPLALHGVVVLSNGEKVKVVIGEHEDDPVFTVPDILPHLDRKVQGDRTAREVIKGEELQIIVGSIPATINDEEIKDSVKYAILEKLNDIYGIVEEDFISAELELVPSQKAKDVGLDRSLIGAYGQDDRICAYTSLRAILDMQDAPERTAVCFLADKEETGSDGSTGLQSDFIDYFTADMIFKTKRIYSDLYLKETLWNSKALSSDVNAGIDPIFKSVHDEQNAPKLGYGVVIVKYTGSGGKYGTNDADAEYVGEIRKMLNDNGVLWQTGMLGKVDEGGGGTVAKYLAKKGISTIDIGPALLAMHSPFEISSKLDVFETYKAYKAFYRGEKKDKTKYIAKSNKIYL, from the coding sequence ATGCTATACAAAAAAACTAATGGTTGGAAAAATATCTCCTCTGAAAAAATGGAAAAAGTTTTCACAATGGGGGAGGAGTATAAAAAAGTCTTAGACCTTGGAAAAACTGAAAGAGAGTTTGTAGAACTTGCTACAAGTTTTGCAAAAGAATGTGGATTTATCGACGCTAGACTTAAGGATACTCTAGTTCCAGGAGACAAAGTTTACTACCTTAACAGACACAAAAATATAGTTCTTGCTGTAATTGGTAAAGAGGATATCTTAAAAGGAATAAACTATATAGTTTCACACATTGATTCTCCTAGACTAGACCTTAAACAAAATCCTTTATATGAAGAGTTTGAACTTGCCTATATGAAAACTCACTACTATGGTGGTATCAAAAAATATCAATGGGCATCTATTCCATTAGCTCTTCATGGAGTTGTTGTTCTTTCTAACGGAGAAAAAGTAAAAGTTGTTATTGGAGAACATGAAGATGATCCTGTATTTACTGTTCCAGATATTTTACCTCATCTTGACAGAAAAGTTCAAGGAGATAGAACAGCTAGAGAAGTTATAAAAGGTGAAGAACTTCAAATTATAGTTGGTTCTATACCTGCTACTATCAATGATGAAGAAATAAAAGATTCAGTTAAATACGCAATCTTAGAAAAACTTAACGATATTTATGGTATAGTTGAAGAAGATTTTATCTCTGCTGAACTTGAATTAGTCCCAAGCCAAAAAGCAAAAGATGTAGGACTTGATAGATCTTTAATCGGAGCATATGGACAAGATGATAGAATCTGTGCTTATACATCTTTAAGAGCTATACTTGATATGCAAGATGCTCCTGAAAGAACAGCTGTTTGTTTCTTAGCTGATAAAGAGGAAACAGGTTCTGATGGTTCAACAGGTTTACAAAGTGATTTTATAGATTATTTCACAGCTGATATGATATTCAAAACAAAAAGAATCTATTCAGATTTATATTTAAAAGAAACTCTATGGAATTCAAAAGCATTATCATCTGACGTTAATGCAGGAATAGATCCAATTTTCAAAAGTGTTCATGATGAGCAAAATGCTCCAAAACTTGGATATGGTGTAGTTATTGTTAAATATACTGGTTCTGGTGGAAAATATGGAACTAACGACGCTGATGCAGAATATGTCGGAGAAATCAGAAAAATGTTAAACGACAACGGAGTTCTTTGGCAAACAGGAATGCTTGGAAAAGTTGATGAAGGTGGAGGAGGTACTGTTGCAAAATATCTAGCTAAAAAAGGAATTAGCACAATAGATATTGGACCAGCTTTACTTGCAATGCACTCACCTTTTGAAATTTCTTCTAAATTAGATGTCTTTGAAACTTATAAAGCTTACAAAGCTTTTTATAGAGGAGAGAAAAAAGACAAAACAAAATATATTGCAAAAAGCAATAAAATCTATTTATAA
- a CDS encoding ABC transporter substrate-binding protein: protein MKKIKLLLMFVLISALSFGANNKKLKDFSVVLDWYPNAIHSFLYLAEEKGYFEEEGINLVIHYPANVSDPLALPAAKKANAGMYYLHQLIMAKANEKIPVTSIGAITQGPLNVVIAKEENNIKRPKDLVGKKVGYSQGDVAERLLSTVIALDGGDVKQAKLLYVGFDLLTATITNSVDATFGGFVNHEVPVLEERGIKVNYFYPTDFGFPNYYEEVFVVNEDMVKEDKELYQGFLRAIRRGFEDMRKDPDSAVDLLLKKQEADQFPLTRNVEKQSIDILIPLMETENSKFLSQDKKVWEENIDWMLQQGMIKEKISAEDVMIEL from the coding sequence ATGAAAAAAATTAAATTATTATTAATGTTTGTTTTAATTAGTGCTTTAAGTTTTGGAGCAAATAATAAAAAACTTAAAGATTTTAGCGTTGTATTGGATTGGTATCCAAATGCAATTCACAGCTTTTTATATTTAGCTGAAGAAAAAGGATACTTTGAAGAAGAGGGAATAAATTTAGTTATTCATTATCCTGCAAATGTATCTGACCCATTAGCTTTACCAGCAGCTAAAAAAGCAAATGCTGGAATGTATTATTTACATCAATTAATTATGGCAAAAGCTAATGAAAAAATTCCTGTAACATCAATAGGAGCTATAACTCAAGGACCTTTAAATGTAGTTATTGCAAAAGAAGAAAATAATATAAAAAGACCCAAAGATTTAGTTGGAAAAAAAGTTGGATATTCTCAAGGAGATGTAGCAGAAAGACTTTTAAGTACTGTAATCGCTCTTGATGGTGGAGATGTAAAACAAGCCAAACTTTTATATGTTGGTTTTGATCTATTAACAGCTACAATAACTAATAGTGTTGATGCTACTTTTGGAGGATTTGTAAACCACGAAGTTCCTGTTCTTGAAGAAAGAGGAATAAAAGTAAATTATTTCTATCCAACTGATTTTGGATTCCCTAACTATTATGAAGAAGTATTTGTAGTTAATGAAGATATGGTTAAAGAAGACAAAGAACTTTACCAAGGATTCTTAAGAGCAATAAGAAGAGGATTTGAAGATATGAGAAAAGATCCAGATAGTGCAGTAGATTTACTTCTTAAAAAACAAGAGGCTGATCAATTCCCATTAACAAGAAATGTTGAAAAACAAAGTATTGATATTTTAATTCCTTTAATGGAAACTGAAAATTCTAAATTCTTATCACAAGATAAAAAAGTTTGGGAAGAAAATATAGATTGGATGTTACAACAAGGAATGATAAAAGAAAAAATATCTGCTGAAGATGTAATGATAGAATTATAA
- a CDS encoding ABC transporter permease produces MKVSPSVVISLGFFALWEGLARYINMSFILPTPTLIIKRFWELRETLICYHLVETLKIAGISLGISLGIGIILAVLMDRSKAIENAIYPILVTSQTIPITALAPIFILWFGYSIWSKVLVAIIITFFPVTINLSQGLKSVKEEHLELFKSMNASEWDIFLKLKIPTVMPYFFSSLKMAIPFVIIGATIGEWLGATAGLGYFSKRMMTQLDGAGVFAPVVLISLIVIVIVKIISIIEEKLLVWVKKQ; encoded by the coding sequence TTGAAAGTATCACCTTCAGTAGTAATATCTTTGGGATTTTTTGCACTTTGGGAAGGACTGGCGAGATATATAAATATGTCTTTTATACTTCCTACACCGACCCTTATAATAAAAAGATTTTGGGAGCTTAGAGAAACTTTAATCTGTTATCATTTGGTGGAAACTTTAAAAATTGCAGGAATTTCCTTAGGAATTTCTCTGGGAATTGGAATTATACTTGCTGTTTTGATGGATAGAAGTAAAGCTATTGAAAATGCAATTTATCCGATACTTGTAACAAGTCAGACAATTCCAATAACAGCTCTTGCACCGATTTTTATTTTATGGTTTGGATATTCTATCTGGTCAAAAGTATTGGTTGCAATAATTATTACATTTTTCCCTGTGACTATAAATCTTTCCCAAGGATTAAAATCAGTGAAAGAGGAACATTTGGAACTTTTTAAAAGTATGAACGCAAGTGAGTGGGATATATTTTTAAAACTAAAAATTCCAACAGTGATGCCATATTTTTTCTCATCTCTTAAGATGGCAATCCCTTTTGTAATAATTGGAGCTACCATTGGAGAATGGCTTGGAGCAACAGCAGGGCTTGGATATTTTAGTAAAAGAATGATGACACAACTTGATGGAGCTGGAGTTTTTGCACCAGTGGTACTTATTTCATTAATTGTAATAGTTATTGTAAAAATTATTTCAATTATTGAAGAAAAACTTTTAGTGTGGGTAAAAAAACAATAA